In the genome of Populus trichocarpa isolate Nisqually-1 chromosome 6, P.trichocarpa_v4.1, whole genome shotgun sequence, one region contains:
- the LOC7479485 gene encoding ubiquitin carboxyl-terminal hydrolase 8, with protein sequence MTRLSEKLHLLHIIIKISQFSLSTLNLLKALTFKTLTFIPSSIMGEDFFSFHNSNTDDSSIFDLDYDNTRSSAAAASSSASGFFSSTLYRGWFSNDDDDNDFDKLYLVPYRWWSEVETGGEQVGVLYNVISNFGGDDAEIVLDFRKEEGSERSEDTEEGFSGREYAIISGRMWLQALKRHNDSKGVMKVVSGSFIAEDYSQDVFPLQIRLSVSRETNSLVVKISSKDNLVSSYRRACNIFAPKSKLLHIWDFSGQTTQFLIDDKINLPNDTLGEQGKEITLELQAYGFSDSMTVRDENFDEMVEMETSFESGSVKMNGCTDHVRSYSSLRNSQSGSGFRVFGYLGLRGLQNLGNTCFMNSAIQCLAHTPKLVDYFLGDYGKEINQENLLGTKGELALAFGDLLSKLWTPRDTPVAPAIFKRKLADFAPQFSGYNQHDSQEFLSFLLDGLHEDLNRVKSKPYIAIKDAEGRLDEVVAEEYWRNHLARNDSIIVDLCQGQYQSTLVCPACNKKSVTFDPFMYLSLPLPSTTMRTMTLTVLSTDGMNLPTPITVTVPKCGRQKDLIEALSIACSLRNDEMLMVVEIYKNRIFRRLTEPSDSVALIRDEDKLVAYRLLKDNRNSPMVVFMHERVERPCEFERAIPNLKLFGIPFVARLENLYTGFDLHKQYLKLLSPLLMPADDALNDYDDVGITTNEDSTMEDVVCPTISDSNTGSDTGTEDDQCSSSDFQFYLKDGMRSTEIKMNEPLPVPKFSDNLEVYVTWSESMIEKYDTCLLSSLPEVLKPQLYARRPQESVSLYKCLEAFLKEEPLGPEDMWDCPSCKKPRQARKKLDLWRLPEILVVHLKRFSYSRYIRNKLETYVDFPIDDFDLSTYTSKKDSQFSNHYVLYAISNHHGGMGCGHYDAFIDLGYRKWYEFDDSRVSPVSEDDIKTSAAYVLFYRRVA encoded by the exons ATGACCCGTTTATCAGAGAAACTTCATCTCTTACACATCATAATCAAAATCtctcaattttctctctctactctCAATCTCTTGAAAGCCCTAactttcaaaaccctaacttttATTCCATCTTCAATTATGGGGGAGGATTTCTTCTCTTTCCACAACTCCAACACTGATGATTCTTCAATCTTCGACTTGGATTACGATAACACCCGCTCCTCCGCCGCCGCCGCCTCTTCCTCCGCTTCTGGTTTCTTCAGTTCTACTCTTTACCGTGGTTGGTTTAGTAACGATGacgatgataatgattttgacAAGCTTTACTTGGTTCCTTATAG GTGGTGGAGTGAGGTGGAAACTGGTGGTGAACAAGTAGGAGTTTTGTACAATGTGATATCGAACTTTGGTGGTGATGATGCAGAGATTGTACTTGATTTTAGGAAGGAAGAAGGTTCTGAGAGGAGTGAGGATACTGAAGAAGGGTTTTCTGGCCGTGAGTATGCTATAATCTCTGGAAGAATGTGGTTACAGGCGCTTAAACG GCATAATGATTCTAAAGGAGTAATGAAGGTTGTTAGTGGCTCTTTTATTGCTGAAGATTATTCACAGGATGTGTTTCCCTTACAAATAAGGCTTTCAGTTTCTAGGGAAACAAATTCTTTGGTTGTGAAGATCAGCTCAAAG GACAATCTAGTTTCTTCTTACAGAAGAGCTTGCAATATTTTTGCTCCCAAATCTAAGCTG TTGCATATATGGGACTTCTCAGGGCAGACAACCCAATTTCTCATCGATGATAAGATCAATCTGCCTAATGATACCCTGGGAGAACAAGGCAAAGAG ATTACTCTTGAATTGCAAGCCTATGGATTTTCAGATTCTATGACTGTTAGAGATGAAAACTTTGATGAGATGGTGGAGATGGAGACTTCTTTTGAATCTGGTTCTGTTAAAATGAATGGGTGCACTGACCATGTGCGCTCTTATTCGTCACTAAGGAACTCACAATCTGGGAGTGGCTTTAGGGTATTTGGTTACCTGGGTTTGAGGGGATTGCAGAATCTTGGGAATACATGTTTCATGAATAGTGCAATTCAGTGCTTGGCTCACACCCCAAAGCTAGTTGACTATTTTCTCGGGGACTATGGAAAAGAGATAAATCAGGAAAATCTATTAGGGACAAAG GGGGAGCTTGCTTTAGCATTTGGGGATTTGCTAAGTAAACTATGGACACCACGAGATACCCCAGTGGCTCCTGCAATATTCAAGCGAAAACTAGCAGATTTTGCTCCTCAATTCAGTGGCTACAACCAGCATGATTCGCAA gagtttctttcttttttgttggatGGACTCCATGAAGATTTGAATCGTGTAAAGTCCAAGCCATATATAGCCATTAAAGATGCAGAGGGTCGCCTAGATGAAGTGGTAGCAGAGGAATATTGGAGGAATCACCTGGCTCGCAATGACTCGATCATAGTTGATTTGTGCCAA GGTCAGTATCAGTCAACACTGGTTTGCCCTGCTTGCAACAAGAAGTCTGTCACATTTGATCCATTTATGTACTTATCACTGCCATTACCTTCAACAACAATGCGGACTATGACTTTGACTGTCCTGAGCACTGATGGGATGAATTTACCAACCCCAATTACTGTAACCGTGCCCAAATGTGGGAGGCAAAAAGATCTCATTGAGGCCTTGAGCATTGCTTGTTCTTTGAGAAATGATGAAATGCTGATGGTGGTTGAG ATATACAAGAATAGAATTTTTCGTCGCCTTACTGAGCCATCTGACTCGGTAGCCTTGATCAGAGATGAAGACAAACTTGTTGCTTACCGGTTACTAAAAGATAACAGAAATTCACCCATGGTTGTCTTTATGCATGAAAGGGTGGAAAG GCCTTGTGAATTTGAGAGAGCAATACCAAATCTGAAGTTATTTGGCATTCCTTTTGTAGCAAGATTAGAGAATCTTTATACTGGATTTGATCTCCATAAACAATATCTGAAATTACTAAGCCCACTTCTTATGCCTGCTGATGATGCACTCAATGATTATGATGATGTGGGAATCACAACTAATGAAGATTCTACAATGGAGGATGTAGTTTGCCCTACAATCTCGGACAGTAATACAGGCTCAGACACTGGAACAGAGGATGACCAGTGTTCCAGCTCTGATTTTCAATTCTATTTGAAAGATGGAATGCGATCAACAGAGATAAAGATGAATGAGCCGTTACCAGTCCCAAAATTTAGCGATAACTTGGAGGTCTATGTAACTTGGTCGGAAAGTATGATTGAGAAGTATGATACATGCCTTCTCAGCTCGTTGCCAGAGGTTTTAAAGCCCCAGTTATATGCTAGGAGGCCTCAAGAGTCTGTTTCTTTATATAAATGCCTTGAAGCTTTCTTGAAAGAAGAGCCTTTAGGACCAGAAGACATGTG GGATTGCCCCAGCTGCAAGAAGCCTCGGCAGGCTAGGAAAAAGTTAGACCTTTGGAGATTGCCTGAAATCTTGGTTGTTCATTTGAAGAGGTTCTCATACAGTCGTTATATTAGGAACAAGTTGGAAACATATGTGGACTTCCCAATTGATGATTTTGATCTTTCGACCTACACTTCCAAGAAGGACAGCCAGTTTTCCAATCATTATGTATTGTATGCAATAAGCAATCATCATGGAGGCATGGGATGTGGTCACTATGATGCCTTTATTGAC CTTGGGTATCGCAAATGGTACGAGTTCGACGACAGCCGTGTTAGTCCTGTTAGTGAGGATGATATTAAAACATCAGCTGCCTACGTACTTTTCTACAGGAGAGTTGCATaa